Proteins encoded together in one Halorussus sp. MSC15.2 window:
- the cas7b gene encoding type I-B CRISPR-associated protein Cas7/Csh2, whose product MTDNTVENRSEIVFITDAQDCNPNGNPLGENRPRKDPITDQAVVTDVRLKRYLRDQLDADDHGVFIKKTGDESEVRARLALDVLGDIDDADAIEEIEDIRDDFLDAATDVRYFGATLSFNADTDDDLLDAVAEAFDGGNYTGPVQFSPARSLNAVEENEESNTLTSVIATQDDKKTGGFDLDDNRLKYAIFPFHGLVDENGASDTKLTRTDVERLDTLCWRAMKNQTISRSKMGQEPRLYVRVEYATNGYHVGDLHNGFDLDAERSKPEPELRNVTDATLDVTKFVNRLASVNDHVETVHFVGDEYLDVSYNGEQYGTAADLDTLLEDHGVPTREIEVYNEFEQTLPADE is encoded by the coding sequence ATGACTGACAACACCGTCGAAAACCGCTCAGAAATCGTCTTCATTACCGACGCACAGGACTGCAACCCGAACGGCAACCCGCTCGGCGAGAACCGACCGCGGAAGGACCCTATCACGGACCAAGCAGTCGTGACCGACGTACGACTGAAACGCTACCTTCGCGACCAACTCGATGCCGACGACCACGGCGTATTCATCAAGAAAACCGGCGACGAGAGCGAGGTTCGCGCACGACTCGCGCTCGACGTACTCGGCGACATCGACGATGCGGATGCCATCGAAGAAATCGAGGATATCCGCGACGACTTCCTCGATGCCGCGACTGACGTGCGGTACTTCGGCGCGACCCTGAGTTTCAACGCCGACACTGACGACGACCTGCTCGACGCCGTGGCCGAGGCCTTCGACGGCGGTAACTACACCGGCCCGGTCCAGTTCTCGCCCGCGCGGTCGCTCAACGCGGTCGAAGAGAACGAAGAGTCGAACACGCTCACCAGCGTCATCGCCACACAGGACGACAAGAAGACAGGCGGCTTCGACCTCGATGACAACCGACTGAAGTACGCTATATTCCCGTTCCACGGGCTGGTGGACGAGAACGGTGCGAGCGACACGAAGCTCACCCGAACTGACGTAGAGCGTCTCGACACACTCTGTTGGCGAGCGATGAAGAATCAGACCATCTCCCGAAGCAAGATGGGACAGGAGCCACGGCTCTATGTCCGTGTCGAGTACGCAACCAACGGCTACCACGTCGGCGACCTCCACAACGGATTCGACCTCGATGCCGAACGGTCGAAGCCTGAGCCGGAACTCCGGAACGTCACCGACGCGACGCTCGACGTGACGAAGTTCGTGAACCGGCTTGCGTCCGTAAACGATCACGTCGAGACGGTGCACTTCGTCGGCGACGAGTACCTCGACGTGAGCTATAACGGCGAACAGTACGGCACGGCGGCCGACCTCGACACGCTTCTCGAAGACCACGGCGTTCCGACGCGCGAAATCGAGGTGTACAATGAATTCGAGCAGACGCTCCCTGCGGATGAGTGA